In one Halosimplex halophilum genomic region, the following are encoded:
- a CDS encoding DUF488 family protein, N3 subclade — protein MSGTVAETYAAALQHDIADLPEEAALVGVVRRPTGWFSALVDENRPELGPPESLLSEAKERQEDFRRQGLCDEEAHNAAWGEVDFEARYREHLANGAAAEALSALAERVADGESVALVCFEGDDKRCHRRILDDELRERAAALAE, from the coding sequence GTGTCCGGAACCGTCGCGGAGACGTACGCCGCCGCGCTCCAGCACGACATCGCCGACCTGCCCGAGGAGGCCGCGCTCGTCGGCGTCGTCCGCCGGCCGACCGGGTGGTTCTCGGCGCTCGTCGACGAGAACCGGCCCGAGCTCGGGCCGCCGGAGTCGCTGCTCTCGGAGGCGAAGGAGCGCCAGGAGGACTTCCGCCGCCAGGGGCTGTGCGACGAGGAGGCCCACAACGCCGCCTGGGGCGAGGTCGACTTCGAGGCGCGCTACCGCGAGCACCTCGCGAACGGGGCGGCCGCCGAGGCGCTCTCGGCGCTGGCCGAACGGGTCGCCGACGGGGAGTCGGTCGCGCTCGTCTGCTTCGAGGGCGACGACAAGCGGTGTCACCGGCGGATCCTCGACGACGAACTCCGCGAGCGGGCGGCCGCGCTGGCGGAGTGA
- a CDS encoding thioredoxin domain-containing protein: MTDADPTARNRLDEEESPYLRQHADNPVNWQPWDEAALAAAEEQDKPIFLSIGYAACHWCHVMEEESFEDEDIAALLNEQFVPIKVDREERPDIDSVYMSICQQVSGRGGWPLNAWLTPDGEPFYVGTYFPPEPKRGTPGFRQLLEDISESWADPEQREEMENRARQWTEAIEDDLESTPDQPGEAPDEGVLDTVAGAALRGADREFGGWGKGQKFPQPGRLRALMRAHGAGGRDAYREVVGETLDAMADGGLYDHVGGGFHRYTTDREWVVPHFEKMLYDNAELARAFLTGYQFTGRERYRDTARETLAFVERELTHPDGGFYSTLDAESVAPTDESGHDTDEDGSGEREEGAFYVWTPDGIDDAIAEYGPEHGIPGEQADLAADIFRERYGVTATGNFEDGKTVLTRSESVESLADDYGLSSDDAEELLDSARAAVFEAREERPRPPRDEKVLAGWNGLMVSAFAEAALVDDETWAETATDALDFAREQLWDADSGRLSRRYKDGDVAIQGYLEDYAFLARGAFDTYQVTGEVEHLAFALDLARTVEAEFWDDSEGTLYFTPQSGESLVARPQELADQSTPSSAGVAAELLLALDGFVAHDRFESVAAGVLATHGNRVESNPQQHPSLALAADTYRRGAHELTLAAESLPDSWRETLADTYVPRRVLAPRPPTDDALDAWLDTLGLAAAPPIWANREARDGEPTVYACRSRACSPPTHDIDEALAWFED, from the coding sequence ATGACCGACGCGGACCCCACCGCCCGCAACCGCCTCGACGAGGAGGAGAGCCCGTACCTCCGCCAGCACGCCGACAACCCCGTCAACTGGCAGCCCTGGGACGAGGCGGCCCTGGCGGCCGCCGAGGAGCAGGACAAGCCCATCTTCCTCTCGATCGGCTACGCCGCCTGCCACTGGTGTCACGTCATGGAGGAGGAGAGCTTCGAGGACGAGGACATCGCCGCGTTGCTCAACGAGCAGTTCGTCCCGATCAAGGTCGACCGCGAGGAGCGGCCGGACATCGACTCGGTGTACATGAGCATCTGCCAGCAGGTCAGCGGCCGCGGCGGCTGGCCGCTCAACGCCTGGCTCACGCCCGACGGCGAGCCCTTCTACGTCGGCACCTACTTCCCGCCGGAGCCCAAGCGCGGCACGCCCGGCTTCCGGCAACTGCTCGAAGACATCTCCGAGTCGTGGGCCGACCCCGAGCAGCGCGAGGAGATGGAGAACCGGGCCCGCCAGTGGACCGAGGCCATCGAGGACGACCTGGAGTCGACGCCCGACCAGCCCGGCGAGGCGCCCGACGAGGGCGTGCTCGACACGGTCGCGGGCGCCGCGCTCCGGGGCGCCGACCGGGAGTTCGGCGGCTGGGGCAAGGGCCAGAAGTTCCCCCAGCCCGGACGGCTGCGCGCCCTGATGCGCGCCCACGGGGCCGGCGGCCGCGACGCCTACCGCGAGGTCGTCGGGGAGACCCTCGACGCGATGGCCGACGGCGGGCTCTACGACCACGTCGGCGGCGGCTTCCACCGCTACACGACCGACCGGGAGTGGGTCGTCCCCCACTTCGAGAAGATGCTGTACGACAACGCCGAGCTCGCCCGCGCCTTCCTGACCGGCTACCAGTTCACCGGGCGCGAGCGCTACCGCGACACCGCCCGCGAGACGCTCGCGTTCGTCGAGCGCGAACTCACCCACCCCGACGGCGGGTTCTACAGCACGCTCGACGCCGAGAGCGTGGCCCCGACCGACGAGAGCGGCCACGACACGGACGAGGACGGGAGCGGCGAGCGCGAGGAGGGCGCCTTCTACGTCTGGACGCCCGACGGGATCGACGACGCGATCGCCGAGTACGGCCCCGAGCACGGGATCCCAGGCGAACAGGCGGACCTCGCGGCCGACATCTTCCGCGAGCGCTACGGCGTCACCGCGACCGGCAACTTCGAGGACGGGAAGACGGTGCTCACGCGGAGCGAGTCCGTCGAGTCGCTCGCCGACGACTACGGGCTCTCGTCCGACGACGCCGAGGAACTGCTCGACTCGGCGAGAGCGGCCGTCTTCGAGGCCCGCGAGGAACGCCCGCGCCCGCCCCGCGACGAGAAGGTGCTGGCGGGCTGGAACGGCCTGATGGTCTCGGCGTTCGCAGAGGCGGCGCTGGTCGACGACGAGACGTGGGCCGAGACGGCGACCGACGCGCTCGACTTCGCGCGCGAACAGCTGTGGGACGCCGACTCGGGGCGGCTCTCCCGGCGCTACAAGGACGGCGACGTGGCGATCCAGGGGTACCTGGAGGACTACGCGTTCCTCGCGCGCGGCGCGTTCGACACCTATCAGGTGACCGGCGAGGTCGAACACCTCGCGTTCGCGCTGGACCTCGCCCGGACCGTCGAGGCGGAGTTCTGGGACGACTCGGAGGGGACGCTGTATTTCACCCCCCAGAGCGGCGAGTCGCTGGTCGCCCGCCCGCAGGAGCTGGCCGACCAGTCGACCCCCTCCAGCGCGGGCGTGGCCGCCGAGTTGCTACTCGCGCTGGACGGGTTCGTCGCCCACGACCGCTTCGAGTCGGTCGCCGCCGGCGTGCTCGCCACCCACGGCAACCGGGTGGAGTCGAACCCCCAGCAGCACCCGTCGCTCGCGCTCGCCGCCGACACCTACCGCCGGGGCGCCCACGAACTCACGCTCGCCGCCGAGTCGTTGCCCGATTCCTGGCGCGAGACGCTCGCCGACACCTACGTCCCGCGGCGGGTGCTCGCGCCGCGGCCGCCGACCGACGACGCGCTCGACGCCTGGCTCGATACGCTCGGTCTCGCGGCGGCGCCGCCGATCTGGGCGAACCGCGAGGCGCGCGACGGCGAACCCACGGTGTACGCCTGCCGGTCGCGGGCCTGTTCGCCGCCGACCCACGACATCGACGAGGCGCTGGCGTGGTTCGAGGACTGA
- a CDS encoding zinc ribbon domain-containing protein yields the protein MTDSGDSDGADGDAQPDGPRAGDGDPVAGDAGEPPTGDDAEDTAAVDAAEFPCPECGDPLPADARFCPRCATPIGEDGEVVALSDLDDRFDGDPAELLSVEGGERRASGRVMVVAGLAVALPLAPLGLFLANTVRPLSIWNAALVFLGCWLLPGAYLARARVPAEAFARSCYLIAAGTALIPVGLRFGGNGLAAGDLSVSVTAVAAVALLVAGLAALLGRFMHRQASGRVSGDLRAFEDARPDSEETGEN from the coding sequence ATGACCGACTCAGGGGACTCCGACGGCGCTGACGGCGACGCCCAGCCGGACGGTCCCCGGGCGGGCGACGGCGACCCGGTTGCCGGGGACGCCGGGGAGCCGCCGACGGGCGACGACGCCGAGGACACCGCCGCGGTCGACGCCGCGGAGTTCCCCTGTCCGGAGTGTGGCGACCCGCTGCCGGCCGACGCGCGGTTCTGCCCCCGGTGTGCGACACCGATCGGCGAGGACGGCGAGGTGGTCGCCCTCTCGGATCTGGACGACCGGTTCGACGGGGACCCGGCGGAACTGCTGTCCGTCGAGGGCGGCGAGCGGCGGGCCTCCGGGCGCGTCATGGTCGTCGCCGGCCTCGCGGTCGCGCTCCCGCTCGCGCCGCTTGGGCTCTTCCTCGCGAACACGGTCCGTCCGCTCTCGATATGGAACGCCGCGCTGGTCTTCCTCGGGTGCTGGCTCCTTCCGGGCGCGTACCTCGCCCGCGCCCGCGTCCCGGCCGAGGCGTTCGCGCGGAGCTGCTACCTGATCGCCGCCGGGACCGCGCTGATCCCGGTCGGCCTGCGCTTCGGCGGGAACGGGCTCGCCGCGGGCGACCTTTCGGTCTCGGTCACGGCCGTCGCAGCGGTCGCCCTGCTCGTCGCGGGGCTGGCCGCCCTGCTCGGGCGGTTCATGCACCGGCAGGCGAGCGGGCGGGTCAGCGGCGACCTGCGGGCGTTCGAGGACGCCCGGCCCGACTCCGAAGAGACGGGAGAGAACTGA
- a CDS encoding NAD-dependent succinate-semialdehyde dehydrogenase: MPAGLANKWVAADTRPAMEVVNPATGERIDTYEEADGAAVERTLADADAAFAEWRERPLADREELIASAADVLRENKREYAELMTREMGKPVSQAESEIEKCAWVCEHYAEHAHEYLSEEHHPSPPGTEVKTVYEPLGVVLAVMPWNFPFWQVFRFLAPYLTAGNVGVLKHASNVPGCAEAIEEILLEAGYPEGVFQSLLVPSDRVEDIIADDRVRAATLTGSGPAGRAVASAAGDELKKTVLELGGSDPFVVLDDADLDAAAETGAWARNLNGGQSCIAAKRFVVHTAVYDDFLDRFVDEVESLSVGDPTDEDTEVGPQARQDLMEELHEQVEASVAAGAEVVTGGEPLDREGAFYPPTVLTDVPEGCPADTEELFGPVAAVYEVDSEDAAVERANDTEFGLGASVWTEDRERGERVARRIDAGCTYVNQLTKSDPRVPFGGVKQSGYGRELSEAGMKEFLNRKTVWIE; this comes from the coding sequence CTGCCCGCGGGGCTCGCAAATAAGTGGGTCGCGGCCGATACTCGACCAGCGATGGAGGTCGTCAACCCCGCGACCGGCGAGCGCATCGACACCTACGAGGAAGCCGACGGGGCAGCCGTCGAGCGGACGCTGGCCGACGCCGACGCGGCCTTCGCGGAGTGGCGCGAGCGGCCGCTGGCCGACCGCGAGGAGCTGATCGCGTCGGCCGCCGACGTGCTCCGCGAGAACAAACGGGAGTACGCCGAGCTGATGACCCGGGAGATGGGCAAGCCGGTCTCCCAGGCCGAGTCCGAGATCGAGAAGTGCGCGTGGGTCTGCGAGCACTACGCCGAACACGCCCACGAGTACCTCTCGGAGGAGCACCACCCCAGCCCGCCCGGTACCGAGGTCAAGACCGTCTACGAGCCGCTGGGGGTCGTGCTGGCGGTGATGCCGTGGAACTTCCCGTTCTGGCAGGTGTTCCGCTTCCTCGCGCCGTATCTCACCGCCGGGAACGTCGGCGTGCTGAAACACGCCTCGAACGTCCCCGGCTGTGCCGAAGCCATCGAGGAGATCCTGCTGGAGGCCGGCTACCCCGAGGGCGTCTTCCAGTCGCTACTCGTCCCCTCCGACCGGGTCGAGGATATCATCGCGGACGACCGCGTCCGGGCGGCGACGCTCACCGGGAGCGGCCCCGCGGGTCGCGCCGTCGCGTCGGCCGCCGGCGACGAGCTGAAGAAGACGGTGCTGGAACTCGGCGGGAGCGACCCGTTCGTCGTCCTCGACGACGCCGACCTGGACGCCGCCGCCGAGACCGGCGCCTGGGCGCGCAACCTCAACGGCGGCCAGTCCTGCATCGCCGCCAAGCGTTTCGTCGTCCACACCGCCGTTTACGACGACTTCCTCGACCGCTTCGTCGACGAGGTCGAGTCGCTCTCCGTCGGTGATCCGACCGACGAGGACACCGAGGTCGGCCCCCAGGCACGCCAGGACCTCATGGAGGAACTCCACGAGCAGGTCGAGGCCAGCGTCGCGGCCGGCGCCGAGGTCGTCACCGGCGGCGAGCCGCTGGACCGCGAGGGCGCGTTCTACCCGCCGACGGTCCTGACGGACGTACCCGAGGGGTGCCCGGCCGACACCGAGGAGCTGTTCGGGCCGGTCGCGGCCGTCTACGAGGTCGACTCCGAGGACGCCGCGGTCGAGCGGGCCAACGATACCGAGTTCGGTCTCGGCGCGAGCGTCTGGACCGAGGACCGCGAGCGCGGCGAGCGGGTCGCCCGCCGGATCGACGCCGGCTGTACGTACGTCAACCAGCTCACGAAGTCCGACCCGCGAGTCCCGTTCGGCGGGGTCAAGCAGTCGGGGTACGGCCGCGAACTCTCCGAGGCGGGGATGAAGGAGTTCCTCAACCGCAAGACGGTCTGGATCGAGTAG
- a CDS encoding CGCGG family putative rSAM-modified RiPP protein produces MSVSHDDVEPVTDHVHDNSWSANLEKPHHGEDRDLVVSQALDAVEHTAPGNHVNLVTHGEHGHPETYLYEVLEEFFGDAVRYEYVEQCGCGGHVTRAHVEEPV; encoded by the coding sequence ATGTCCGTCAGCCACGACGACGTGGAGCCGGTGACCGACCACGTCCACGACAACTCCTGGTCCGCGAACCTGGAGAAGCCCCACCACGGGGAGGACCGCGACCTCGTCGTCTCGCAGGCGCTCGACGCCGTCGAACACACGGCCCCGGGCAACCACGTCAACCTCGTCACCCACGGCGAGCACGGCCACCCGGAGACGTATCTCTACGAGGTGCTGGAGGAGTTTTTCGGCGACGCCGTCCGCTACGAGTACGTCGAACAGTGCGGCTGTGGCGGGCACGTCACCCGCGCACACGTCGAAGAACCGGTCTGA
- a CDS encoding PLP-dependent cysteine synthase family protein → MKESILDTIGSPLVAVDAPDGATVAAKIESFNPGGSAKDRPAKGMVEAAERDGTLSEGDAIVEPTSGNTGIGLAMVGAAKGYDVTLVMPASKSPERREIMRAYGAEIELVDGDISDAKERADELEREEGHVQLRQFDNPANPEAHYRTTGPEILEQLDGREPDAFVAGVGTGGTISGIGRRLREEFPDIEIVAVEPASNAVLSTGEAGDDDFQGMGPGFVSDNLDRDLLDDVETVELDAAEAECRRLAREEGIFVGQSSGGTNLVAKRVAERLLDEGVADPLVVTVYWDSGERYMSTGMFD, encoded by the coding sequence GTGAAAGAGAGCATCCTGGACACCATCGGGTCGCCGCTGGTCGCCGTCGACGCCCCCGACGGCGCGACGGTCGCGGCGAAGATCGAATCGTTCAACCCGGGCGGGTCGGCCAAGGACCGGCCCGCGAAGGGGATGGTCGAGGCCGCCGAGCGCGACGGGACGCTCTCGGAGGGCGACGCCATCGTCGAGCCGACGAGCGGCAACACCGGCATCGGGCTGGCCATGGTCGGCGCCGCGAAGGGCTACGACGTGACGCTCGTCATGCCCGCCTCGAAGTCCCCCGAGCGCCGGGAGATCATGCGCGCCTACGGCGCCGAGATCGAACTCGTCGACGGCGACATCTCCGACGCGAAAGAGCGCGCCGACGAACTCGAACGCGAGGAAGGCCACGTCCAGCTCCGGCAGTTCGACAACCCCGCCAACCCAGAGGCCCACTACCGGACGACCGGCCCGGAGATCCTCGAACAGCTCGACGGCCGCGAGCCCGACGCCTTCGTCGCCGGCGTCGGCACCGGCGGGACGATCTCCGGGATCGGTCGCCGCCTGCGCGAGGAGTTCCCCGATATCGAGATCGTCGCGGTCGAGCCGGCGAGCAACGCGGTCCTCTCGACCGGGGAAGCCGGCGACGACGACTTCCAGGGGATGGGGCCGGGCTTCGTCAGCGACAACCTCGACCGCGACCTGCTGGACGACGTGGAGACGGTCGAACTGGACGCCGCGGAGGCGGAGTGTCGCCGGCTCGCCCGCGAGGAGGGGATCTTCGTCGGCCAGTCCTCCGGCGGGACGAACCTCGTCGCCAAACGGGTGGCCGAGCGCCTGCTCGACGAGGGCGTCGCGGACCCGCTGGTCGTCACCGTCTACTGGGACAGCGGCGAGCGGTACATGTCGACCGGGATGTTCGACTGA
- the purD gene encoding phosphoribosylamine--glycine ligase, whose translation MTETVLLVGGGGREHAIARALADSDADLYACAGNRNPGIARLAEGFESLDTTNPSAVTAYGREVDATLAVIGPEAALEAGVADALDDADIFTFGPQEAEARIETDKAFQRRFMEQHDIPGCPTFETFEDMDAACDFIDEFDGDLAVKPAGLTGGKGVRVTGDQITKAEAKEYVRESDYERIVLEERLVGEEFTVQAFVANGEVRVTPAVQDHKRAYEGDEGPNTGGMGSYSDATLELPFMDEDDYMEAVDVLEATVDALDGYKGVLYGQFMLTADGIKVVEFNARFGDPEAMNTLPVLNTDFLDVLTAARDGDSLPQLSFAPRATVCKYAVPEGYPTDPDSGARVTVDEDTIERVNERYRGDGGESNAVADGGERNAVSRPSSGLRSDGGSPPEVRLFYASVDERDDGIYTTTSRSFAVVGIADTISVAEEIAEDALEAAGDGVRIRHDIGKPDLVQQRIDHVAELRGE comes from the coding sequence ATGACGGAGACAGTCCTGCTGGTGGGCGGCGGCGGCCGCGAACACGCGATCGCCCGGGCGCTCGCCGATTCGGACGCGGACCTGTACGCCTGTGCGGGCAACCGCAACCCCGGCATCGCTCGGCTCGCGGAGGGCTTCGAGTCGCTGGACACCACGAACCCATCGGCCGTGACCGCCTACGGTCGCGAGGTCGACGCGACGCTGGCGGTGATCGGTCCCGAGGCGGCCCTGGAGGCCGGCGTCGCCGACGCGCTGGACGACGCCGACATCTTCACGTTCGGCCCGCAGGAGGCCGAGGCGCGCATCGAGACGGACAAGGCGTTCCAGCGCCGGTTCATGGAACAGCACGACATCCCGGGCTGTCCGACCTTCGAGACGTTCGAGGACATGGACGCCGCCTGCGACTTTATCGACGAGTTCGACGGCGACCTGGCGGTCAAGCCGGCGGGACTCACCGGCGGCAAGGGCGTCCGCGTGACCGGCGACCAGATCACCAAGGCGGAGGCCAAGGAGTACGTCCGCGAGTCCGACTACGAGCGGATCGTCCTCGAAGAGCGGCTGGTCGGCGAGGAGTTCACCGTCCAGGCGTTCGTCGCCAACGGCGAGGTGCGCGTCACCCCGGCCGTCCAGGACCACAAGCGCGCCTACGAGGGCGACGAGGGGCCGAACACCGGCGGGATGGGCAGCTACTCCGACGCGACGCTGGAGCTCCCGTTCATGGACGAGGACGACTACATGGAGGCCGTCGACGTGCTGGAGGCGACCGTCGACGCGCTGGACGGCTACAAGGGCGTCCTCTACGGCCAGTTCATGCTCACCGCCGACGGCATCAAGGTCGTCGAGTTCAACGCCCGCTTCGGCGACCCCGAGGCGATGAACACCCTCCCGGTGCTCAACACCGACTTCCTGGACGTGCTGACCGCGGCGCGGGACGGCGACTCGCTCCCCCAGCTGTCCTTCGCTCCGCGGGCGACCGTCTGCAAGTACGCCGTCCCGGAGGGCTACCCGACCGACCCCGACAGCGGCGCCCGCGTCACCGTCGACGAGGACACCATCGAGCGCGTCAACGAGCGCTATCGCGGCGACGGCGGCGAGTCGAACGCGGTCGCCGACGGCGGTGAGCGAAACGCCGTTTCGCGACCCTCGTCGGGCCTGCGGTCCGACGGCGGGTCCCCGCCGGAGGTCCGGCTGTTCTACGCCTCGGTCGACGAGCGCGACGACGGCATCTACACGACCACCTCGCGCTCGTTCGCGGTCGTCGGGATCGCCGACACTATCTCCGTCGCCGAGGAGATCGCCGAGGACGCGCTCGAAGCGGCCGGCGACGGCGTCCGCATCCGCCACGACATCGGCAAGCCCGACCTGGTCCAGCAGCGCATCGACCACGTGGCCGAACTGCGCGGCGAGTGA
- a CDS encoding plastocyanin/azurin family copper-binding protein, which produces MTDGIRRRRLLGGIGAMATAGVLAGCSTETSGGDGGDGGDAGDGGDGGDGGGGTPSWPSYLDDAQGDTSQDARGQSEVTVAVGPDGNFVYDPVYLRVDSGTTVNFEFESPSHNVKPESQPDGGSLEGTEGGEMDVVDQGETYSVTLETTGIYTYYCGPHEGTGMKGGISVE; this is translated from the coding sequence ATGACCGACGGAATCCGACGTCGACGGCTGCTCGGTGGTATCGGAGCGATGGCGACCGCGGGCGTCCTCGCGGGGTGCTCGACGGAGACATCCGGCGGAGACGGCGGTGACGGCGGAGACGCCGGTGACGGGGGCGACGGCGGCGACGGCGGCGGTGGCACGCCCTCGTGGCCCTCCTACCTCGACGACGCCCAGGGCGACACCAGTCAGGACGCCCGCGGCCAGAGCGAGGTCACGGTCGCGGTCGGGCCGGACGGCAACTTCGTCTACGACCCGGTGTACCTGCGCGTCGATTCGGGGACGACGGTCAACTTCGAGTTCGAATCGCCCAGCCACAACGTCAAGCCCGAGAGCCAGCCCGACGGCGGCTCCCTCGAGGGGACGGAGGGCGGCGAGATGGACGTCGTCGACCAGGGCGAGACGTACTCGGTCACGCTGGAGACGACCGGCATCTACACCTACTACTGCGGACCGCACGAGGGGACCGGCATGAAGGGCGGCATCTCCGTCGAGTAG
- a CDS encoding MutS-related protein, whose amino-acid sequence MRLEDYWGIGPKTRDLLADELGVERAVEAVETADTRALVAAGLSQGRATRILRRAQGGEAMDVLATRDTREVYKEILDLAGEYALTEDAASRIRILTPLGSREEMAERIDRVLEARAAWTALDDATRQAVEDAFAEGDEGGELAAVRTALALSAAGVSEGVFEPIAELDDGTLDDAAAALAGLRGGDDRIGEGADDRLDSLRATLASVEDMAATPQGVAEEVQSGARGADDFRETLVRHVTSETDVDVARVREAMPGEATDAGDFVAETLRALAGDLRTAVERREAEVADRLEETLESAREEIDAAVTAVDDVALYVSLARFADEFDLQRPTFVDRETVAVENARNLSLVAGGASVQPVTYAVGDHDLDVAAASAPPRDHRVAVLTGANSGGKTTLLETLCQVQLLAQMGLPVPADSAEVGIVDTVVFHRRHASFNAGVLESTLRSVVPPLTDEGRTLMLVDEFEAITEPGSAADLLHGLVRLSVDRGALGVFVTHLADDLEPLPPEARVDGIFAEGLTPDLDLEVDYQPRFETVGRSTPEFIVSRLVANAGDRSERAGFETLAEAVGEEAVQRTLSDARWSA is encoded by the coding sequence ATGCGACTGGAGGACTACTGGGGTATCGGGCCGAAGACCCGGGACCTGCTGGCCGACGAACTGGGCGTCGAGCGGGCGGTCGAGGCCGTCGAGACGGCCGACACCCGCGCGCTGGTCGCGGCCGGGCTCTCGCAGGGGCGGGCGACGCGCATCCTCCGGCGGGCGCAGGGCGGCGAGGCGATGGACGTGCTCGCCACGCGGGACACCCGCGAGGTCTACAAGGAGATCCTCGACCTCGCCGGCGAGTACGCGCTGACCGAGGACGCCGCCAGCCGGATCCGCATCCTCACGCCGCTGGGCTCCCGCGAGGAGATGGCCGAGCGCATCGACCGGGTGCTCGAAGCCCGCGCGGCCTGGACCGCGCTCGACGACGCGACCCGCCAGGCCGTCGAGGACGCCTTCGCGGAGGGCGACGAGGGCGGCGAACTCGCCGCGGTCCGGACCGCGCTCGCGCTCTCGGCGGCGGGCGTCTCCGAGGGCGTCTTCGAACCGATCGCCGAACTGGACGACGGGACGCTGGACGACGCGGCGGCCGCGCTCGCCGGGCTGCGGGGCGGCGACGACCGCATCGGCGAGGGGGCCGACGACCGGCTGGACTCGCTGCGGGCGACGCTCGCGAGCGTCGAGGACATGGCCGCGACGCCCCAGGGCGTCGCCGAGGAGGTCCAGTCCGGGGCCCGCGGCGCCGACGACTTCCGGGAGACGCTGGTGCGCCACGTGACGAGCGAGACGGACGTGGACGTGGCCCGGGTCCGGGAGGCGATGCCCGGTGAGGCCACCGACGCCGGCGACTTCGTGGCCGAGACGCTGCGGGCGCTCGCGGGCGACCTGCGGACCGCCGTCGAGCGGCGCGAGGCCGAGGTGGCCGACCGGCTGGAGGAGACGCTCGAATCGGCCCGCGAGGAGATCGACGCGGCCGTCACGGCGGTCGACGACGTGGCGCTGTACGTCTCGCTCGCCCGGTTCGCCGACGAGTTCGACCTCCAGCGGCCGACCTTCGTCGACCGCGAGACGGTCGCCGTCGAGAACGCTCGAAATCTCTCGCTGGTCGCGGGCGGGGCCTCGGTCCAGCCGGTCACCTACGCCGTCGGCGACCACGACCTCGACGTGGCGGCGGCGTCGGCCCCGCCGCGGGACCACCGCGTCGCGGTTCTCACGGGCGCGAACTCCGGCGGGAAGACCACCCTGCTGGAGACGCTCTGTCAGGTGCAACTGCTCGCCCAGATGGGCCTGCCGGTCCCCGCCGACAGCGCGGAGGTCGGGATCGTCGACACGGTCGTCTTCCACCGGCGCCACGCCAGTTTCAACGCGGGCGTCCTGGAGTCGACGCTGCGTTCGGTCGTCCCGCCGCTGACCGACGAGGGCCGGACGCTGATGCTCGTCGACGAGTTCGAGGCCATCACCGAACCGGGCAGCGCCGCGGACCTGCTCCACGGGCTGGTCCGCCTGAGCGTCGACCGCGGGGCGCTCGGCGTGTTCGTCACCCACCTCGCCGACGATCTGGAACCGCTCCCGCCCGAGGCGCGCGTCGACGGTATCTTCGCCGAGGGGCTGACCCCGGACCTGGACCTGGAGGTCGACTACCAGCCCCGCTTCGAGACCGTCGGCCGCTCGACCCCGGAGTTCATCGTCTCGCGGCTGGTCGCCAACGCCGGCGACCGGAGCGAGCGGGCTGGCTTCGAGACGCTCGCCGAGGCGGTCGGCGAGGAGGCCGTCCAGCGCACCCTCTCGGACGCCCGCTGGTCGGCCTGA
- a CDS encoding thioredoxin family protein: MSLETMDPNPVWTEEAYAETVDVLAALGDELTYKVWGGDWCIDCRSQLPDFGAALDAAGVPDHRIEEYAVEKEEDGTKVGPKVEEYDIEYIPTVVVERNGEEVARFVEEEPVPIAVYLARELDHLTSV, from the coding sequence ATGTCACTGGAGACCATGGACCCGAACCCGGTGTGGACCGAGGAGGCCTACGCCGAGACGGTGGACGTGCTCGCGGCGCTCGGCGACGAACTCACCTACAAGGTCTGGGGGGGCGACTGGTGTATCGACTGCCGCTCGCAGCTCCCGGACTTCGGCGCGGCGCTCGACGCCGCAGGGGTCCCCGACCACCGGATCGAGGAGTACGCCGTCGAGAAGGAAGAGGACGGCACGAAGGTCGGCCCGAAGGTCGAGGAGTACGACATCGAGTACATCCCGACGGTCGTCGTGGAGCGGAACGGCGAGGAGGTCGCCCGCTTCGTCGAGGAGGAACCGGTCCCCATCGCCGTCTACCTCGCCCGCGAGCTCGACCACCTGACCTCCGTCTGA